Proteins from one Chitinophaga oryzae genomic window:
- a CDS encoding TetR/AcrR family transcriptional regulator, which produces MKLKDDKKYARIFRAVLKLVAKKGLAGMTMGDISREAGIATGTLYVYFDSKDALINALFAACRENSVTVSFRDYDPQAPFKPGFRHIWMNILRYRLQHFEEFIFLEQCYHSPYITAATREKARQLAEPFYALIARGQAEQLIKNVERDLLITFIIGSMNELVKQIHYSGTALTKARMSTTFDLCWDAIKA; this is translated from the coding sequence GTGAAATTGAAGGACGATAAGAAGTATGCCCGTATTTTCAGGGCTGTGCTCAAGCTGGTCGCCAAAAAGGGCCTGGCGGGCATGACCATGGGAGATATTTCCAGAGAAGCAGGGATCGCCACCGGCACCCTCTATGTTTATTTCGACAGCAAAGACGCGCTGATCAACGCGTTGTTTGCAGCCTGCCGGGAGAATTCCGTGACGGTATCCTTCCGGGACTATGACCCGCAGGCGCCGTTCAAACCCGGTTTCCGGCATATCTGGATGAACATACTCCGTTACCGGTTGCAACATTTCGAAGAGTTCATTTTCCTGGAACAGTGTTACCACTCTCCTTATATCACCGCCGCTACGCGGGAGAAGGCGAGGCAGCTGGCTGAACCGTTTTATGCGCTGATAGCGAGAGGACAGGCAGAACAACTGATTAAAAATGTGGAAAGGGATTTACTGATTACCTTTATTATCGGGTCCATGAATGAGCTGGTAAAACAGATCCATTACAGCGGCACCGCCCTCACAAAGGCCAGGATGAGCACCACCTTCGACCTCTGCTGGGACGCTATCAAAGCCTGA
- a CDS encoding universal stress protein: MAEILIAVDLSPFSEQVISTGVELAEKMHAAVSLFTVIEIGIGLGLPEAGPVFTDDIQGRIKEAEDILQTYKEKYPTANINIRVTTGNPKNETLDEAHNGQTAILVVGTHGRTGLNHMLVGSTAEYIIRHARIPVLVVPYNTDEH; encoded by the coding sequence ATGGCAGAAATATTGATCGCAGTCGACCTGAGTCCATTCTCTGAACAGGTGATCAGCACCGGCGTAGAACTGGCAGAAAAAATGCACGCCGCCGTTTCGCTGTTCACCGTGATCGAAATCGGTATTGGCCTCGGCCTGCCGGAAGCCGGGCCCGTATTTACCGATGACATACAAGGCAGGATCAAAGAAGCAGAAGACATTCTTCAGACGTACAAAGAAAAGTACCCTACTGCCAATATCAACATCCGTGTAACGACCGGCAACCCGAAAAACGAAACACTGGATGAAGCCCACAACGGGCAGACGGCCATTCTCGTGGTAGGCACCCACGGGCGCACCGGTCTCAATCACATGCTGGTAGGCAGCACGGCGGAATATATTATCCGTCACGCCCGCATACCCGTACTCGTGGTCCCCTACAACACCGACGAACACTAG